The genomic DNA CCGCCCAACGGCCACCCGTGATGGCCAGGACCGAGGTGCCCCCGCCGATCAGGACCGCCCACAGCCAGGTGTGCGTCAGCGTGCGGTGCCCGCCGGAGCGGCGCGGGTCGCCCCGCTTCCTCGTGGCCTTGTAGACGCTGTAGGACAGCTTGTCGACGATCTCGCACAGCCCCCGTGAGACCGGTCCGAAGGCCCGGGAGATGGTGGCCGCCTTGTGGTCGAGATCGGGGGCCAGCGCCGCTCCGGCACAGATCAGGGCTCCGGCGAGCAGCACCGGCCAGGGCATCGGATGTCCCGCGGCGGCGGTCGCCGCCCCGACGCCGAGCCACGCCGCGGCGCCCGAGAGTGAGTGTGCTGGTCCCATCATCGCCGTTGCCCGCCCCATTCCTCGTGTACCGCTGTGCAGTTGTCCGGATCCGCGGTTGCCGCGTCGGCGACCCAGCGTAGCGTTCGTGATCTTCATGCGGACAGCCGATTCCCCCATCACGACCCGGGACAGGCAAGATGGGGGCGTGACCCTCATCGATCAGCTGCCGCGGACCGCCGACCCCGATGCCTTGTACGAAGCCTTCGAGGCGTGGGCCCAGGAACGCGGTCTCACGCTCTACCCCCATCAGGAGGAGGCGCTGATCGAGGTGGTCTCCGGCGCGAACGTGATCGTGTCCACCCCCACCGGTTCCGGTAAGAGCATGATCGCGGCCGGCGCGCACTTCGCCGCTCTGGCCCGGGACGAGGTCACCTTCTACACGGCTCCGATCAAGGCGCTGGTGTCGGAGAAGTTCTTCGAGCTGTGCAAGATCTTCGGCACCGAGAACGTGGGCATGCTGACCGGCGACGCCTCGGTGAACTCCGACGCCCCGGTCATCTGCTGCACCGCCGAGGTCCTGGCGTCGATCGCGCTGCGTGACGGCAGGCACGCGGACATCGGCCAGGTCGTCATGGACGAGTTCCACTTCTACGCGGAGCCGGACCGTGGATGGGCCTGGCAGATTCCCCTGCTGGAACTGCCGCAGGCCCAGTTCGTCCTGATGTCGGCGACGCTCGGCGACGTCTCCTTCTTCGAGAAGGACCTGGCGCGCCGCACCGGGCGTCCCACCGCGGTGGTCCGCTCGGCCACCCGTCCGGTGCCGCTGTCCTACGAATTCCGCTACACCCCGCTCACCGAGACGCTCACCGATCTGCTGGCGGCCCGCCAGGCCCCGGTGTACATCGTGCATTTCACCCAGGCGCAGGCCGTGGAGCGGGCGCAGGCGCTGATGAGCATCAACATGTGCACGCGTGAGGAGAAGGAACGGATCGCCGAGCTGATCGGCAACTTCCGCTTCACCACGAAGTTCGGCCGCAATCTCTCCCGGTACGTGCGGCACGGCATCGGGGTCCACCATGCCGGCATGCTGCCCAAGTACCGGCGGCTGGTGGAGAAGCTCGCGCAGGCGGGCCTGCTGAAGGTGATCTGCGGGACGGACACGCTCGGTGTGGGCGTCAACGTCCCGATCCGGACCGTGCTGTTCACCGCCTTGACCAAGTACGACGGCACCCGGGTCCGCACGCTGAGGGCCAGGGAGTTCCACCAGATCGCCGGCCGGGCCGGGCGCGCCGGGTTCGACACGGAGGGCTTCGTCGTCGCCCAGGCGCCCGAGCACGTCGTCGAGAACGAGAAGGCGCTCGCCAAGGCCGGTGACGACCCGAAGAAGCGGCGGAAGGTCGTCCGGAAGAAGGCTCCCGAGGGGTTCGTCGCCTGGTCGGAGAGCACGTTCGACAAGCTCATCGGCTCGGAGCCGGAGCCGCTGACGTCCCGCTTCCGGGTCACCCACACCATGCTGCTGTCGGTGATCGCCCGCCCGGGCGACGCGTTCTCCGCGATGCGGCACCTGCTGGAGGACAATCACGAGCCGCGCAGGCAGCAGCTCAGGCACATCCGGCGGGCTATCGCCATCTACCGCTCGCTGCTGGACGGCGGCATCGTGGAGAAGCTCGACCAGCCGGACGCGGAGGGGCGCATCGTGCGTCTCACGGTGGACCTGCAGCAGGACTTCGCGCTGAACCAGCCGCTGTCGACGTTCGCCCTGGCCGCCTTCGAACTGCTGGACCCGGAGTCGCCTTCGTACGCGCTGGACATGGTGTCGGTCGTGGAGTCCACGCTGGACGACCCGCGGCAGATCCTCGCCGCCCAGCAGAACAAGGCCCGCGGTGAGGCCGTGGCCGCGATGAAGGCGGACGGCGTCGAGTACGAGGAGCGCATGGAGCGCCTCCAGGACATCACGTACCCGAAGCCCTTGGAGGAGCTGCTCTTCCACGCCTACGACACGTACCGCAGGAGCCACCCCTGGGTCGGTGACCACCCGCTGTCCCCGAAGTCGGTCATCCGCGACATGTACGAACGGGCGCTGACCTTCACGGAGCTGGTCTCGCACTACGAACTGGCCCGCACCGAGGGCATCGTGCTGCGCTACCTGGCGAGCGCCTACAAGGCCCTCGACCACACCGTGCCGGACGACCTCAAGTCCGAGGACCTGCAGGACCTGATCGAGTGGCTCGGCGAGATGGTGCGCCAGGTCGACTCCAGTCTCCTCGACGAGTGGGAGCAGCTCGCCAATCCGGAGGAGATGACCGCCGAGGAGGCTCAGGAGAAGGCCGATCAGGTACGCCCGGTCACGGCCAACGCTCGTGCCTTCCGTGTGCTGGTCCGCAACGCCATGTTCCGCCGTGTCGAGCTCGCCGCCCTGGACCAGGTCGGTGAGCTGGGCGAGATGGATGCCGACGCGGGCTGGGACGCCGACGCGTGGGGCGAGGCCATGGACAAGTACTGGGACGAGTACGACGACCTCGGCACCGGCCCCGACGCCCGCGGTCCGAAGCTGCTGATCATCGAGGAGGAGCCGCAGAACGGGCTGTGGCGCGTGCGGCAGATCTTCGACGACCCGAACGACGACCACGACTGGGGCGTCAGTGCGGAGGTCGACCTCACCGCCTCCGACGCGGAGGGCCGCGCGGTCGTCCGAGTCACGGATGTCGGCCAGCTGTGAGCACAGGAGAACCCCACGCATGACGAATCCGGCCGAGAGCCTCGTCGCCCTGCTCGACCTGGAGCAGATCGAGGTCAACATCTTCCGTGGCCGCAGCCCCGAGGAGTCGCTGCAGCGGGTCTTCGGCGGCCAGGTGGCCGGCCAGGCCCTGGTCGCCGCGGGCCGCACCACCGACGGTGACCGCCCGGTGCACTCGCTGCACGCGTACTTCCTGCGTCCGGGACGCCCGGGGGTGCCCATCGTGTACCAGGTCGAACGGGACAGGGACGGACGGTCGTTCACCACCCGCAGGGTCACCGCCGTGCAGCAGGGCCGCACGATCTTCACGCTCACCGCCTCCTTTCACAAGCCTGAGCAGGGGAGTTTCGAGCACCAGTTGCCGCCGGCCCGCGAGGTCCCCGATCCGGAGTCCCTGCCGACGGTCGCCGACGAGGTACGGGAGCACCTCGGCGCACTGCCGGAGCAGCTGGAGAGGATGGCCCGCCGTCAGCCCTTCGACATCCGCTACGTCGACCGGCTTCGCTGGAGCGCCGAGGACGTCGAGGGCGCCGAGCCCCGCAGCGCCGTGTGGATGCGCGCCGTCGGGCCGCTGGGCGACGACCCGCTCGTGCACACCTGCGCCCTGACCTACGCCAGTGACATGACGCTGCTGGATGCCGTGCGCATCCCGGTGGAGCCGCTGTGGGGTCCCCGGGGGTTCGACATGGCGTCCCTGGACCACGCCATGTGGTTCCACCGGCCGTTCCGGGCCGACGAGTGGTTCCTGTACGACCAGGAGTCGCCGATCGCGACCGGCGGGCGTGGGCTGGCCCGTGGGCGGATCTACGACAGGGAAGGACGCATGCTGGTCTCCGTCGTCCAGGAGGGGCTGTTCCGCGCCCTGTAGGTCAGGAGTCTCTGCGCCACAGCCTGCCGAACAGGCCGCTCAGCCGCCCCGGTCGCTTCGCCGCCCGCGGTGCGGCGTTCTCCGCCTCGGGCGGCACCGGTGCCGCCGGCTCGCGCGGCGGGGATTCCGGACCGGGCGGGTGCGGCGCGACGTGCCCGGCCGTGCGGGGCGCCGGAAGATGGCGGCGGGCCGTGTCCAACGCGGCCGCCAGGTCCGAGCGGAGCCAGTCGATCTCGTCCGGGTCGCCGGCCGTGACGATCTCCTCGGCGAGCTGCGCGGCCGGGGAGCCCGGCGACCCGTGCGTGGGGAGTGCGGGGCGGAACCGGCGCAGATGGGTGCGCTCGTAGGGATCCGTGACGACGTCCGCGATCTCGGCGGCGTCGAGCAGCGACGCCACCGCCGCGGCCCGGGCCCACGGGTCGTCCGCCTGCCGGAGCAGGAATCCCAGGTGCCTGCCCCGCCAGTTGCGGGGGCGCAGGTCGAGCCCCTCCCCCAGTTGGTCCCGCAGGCCTTCGGGCGTGCGGCCCGTCAGCAGTGCGGTGTTGCGCTCGTCGGCCCTGAACTGCCTCAGCTCCTCGGCCGGATACAGCCAGACGACGGCGCGGTACCGGTTGACGTAGAACTTCACGGGCACCAGCAGCCCGAGCCGGGCGAGACGGGTGAACCGGGCCGTGGTCACGTCCATGAGGGCCGCGCCCTCCGTGGTCCCGACGGTATGGACAGCGGCCCGCAGCACCTCGGGGAAGCCGTCCGCCGCCCGGATCCGGTCGATCTCGTCGCGGGGGACGCGCCGCCCGCCTCCTCCGTCGTCGGGGACCGTGCGGACCCGGCCGAGGTGCACGGCGAGGTCGAACTCGCTGCGCCTGAGGCCCAGTTCCCGAGCCGCGCGATGACACGTGACCGCGGCGCCCCGGGTAGTGCCGGTCTGCTCGCCGGCCGCTGCGACGTTGTGCGTGATGGTGTTGCCGGACATGGTTCGTCTCCCCCGTGGAGTGTGTGGCCGGCGCCGTCCGCGCCCGCCGACACAAAAACCGTAGCCGCAACCGCGACATCCGTGGCGAGCCTGTGGACAACTCTGATGCCAACCATCGGGGACACCGAAAGCGCAGGTCAGGGCTCGGTGGGTGATATACGTCCCGGCTGCCGCGCGTCGACGTCGAGGTGCTCACCCACCCGGTTCACGAGCAGTGTCATCTCGTAGGCGATCTGCCCGATGTCGACCTCCGCCCCGCTGAGCACGCACAGGCAACTGCCCGAGCCCGCCGCGGTGACGAACAGGACGGCGTCGTCGAACTCGACCATCGTCTGCCGTACCTGGCCGGCGCCGAAGTGGCGGCCCGAGCCCTTGGCCAGGCTGTGCAGTCCGGACGACACGGCGGCGAGGTGCTCGGCGTCCTCGCGTCGCAGGCCCGTGCTCGCCCCGGTCACCAATCCGTCGTTGGACAGGACCAACGCGTGCCGCACGTGTTCGACGCGTGCGGTCAGGTCGTCCAGCAGCCAGCCCAGTCCCTGGTTCTGCACCATGATCCGATCTCCCCGTGTCTCCCCGTACGCGTTGCCTCCCCCTGGCCGGGGGATCCGTCCGCCAGCCTTCACCACGCCCGTGCTCCGGGCAAGGAGGATGGGGGCATGGCACAGAAGATGACCGATGAGGAATGGCGGGCGTTCGTCTCGGACGGCACCCGCACCGGAAAACTCTCGACCGTCCGGGCCGACGGCAGCCCGCACGTCGCACCCATCTGGTTCCTGCTGGACGGGGACGACCTGGTGTTCAACACCGGCAAGGACACCGTGAAGGGGCGCAATCTGGTCCGTGACGGCCGCATCGCCCTGTGTGTGGACGACGACCGGCCGCCCTTCCACTTCGTGGTGCTGCAGGGGCGTGCGCGCATCTCGGAGGACCTCGGCGAACTGCGGCACTGGGCCGCGCGCATCGGCGCCCGGTACATGGGTGAGGAGCGCGCCGAGGAGTTCGGGGCACGCAACGGTGTCCCGGGCGAACTGCTCGTCCGGGTGACCGTGGACAAGATCCTGGCCCAGAAGTCGGTGGCCGGCTGAGAGCCCCCTGCCCGGGGGAAGCGGTCCGGTCAGCGGACGGAGTCGAGGAGCCGGGCGGTGTGCATCCGTCCGGCGTACTCGACGAGCCTGATCAGCACCTCCTTCCCCGAGTCGCGGTCCCGGGCGTCGCACAGCACCACGGGTGTTCCCGGATCGAGGTCGAGGGCGCGCAGGACGCTGTGCTCGTCGTGGCGGCGTGCTCCCGTGAAGCAGTTCACGGCCACCACGAACGGGATGTGCCGGTGTTCGAAGTAGTCCACCGCCGGGAAGCAGTCCGCCAGGCGTCGGGTGTCCGCGAGGACGACGGCGCCGAGCGCCCCCTGCGCCAGTTCGTCCCAGAGAAACCAGAACCGGTCCTGCCCCGGTGTGCCGAAGAGGTAGAGCGAGAGTCCGGACCGGATGGTGATGCGTCCGAAGTCCATGGCGACGGTCGTGGTGACCTTCCGGTCGATGCCGCCGGTGTCGTCCACCAGCCGACCGGCCTCGCTGAGCAGTTCCTCCGTGCGCAGCGGCCTGATCTCGCTGACGGCGCCCACCAGGGTGGTCTTGCCCACGCCGAAACCTCCGGCGACCAGGATCTTCAACGCCAGCGCGGTCGTGTCGCCGTCCGTGGCGTCGGAGCGTTCGGAGGCCATCGATCACTTCTCTCGGTGCGGGTGGTCGTGCACGTGCGTGCCGGTCATGGTCGTTCGTTCGGCCTTCCCTACAGAGCGCGCAGTCCGTCGATCACTTCGCGCAGAATCCGTTCGTCCGGCAACTGCGCCGGTGGCACGGGACGGCTGACGGTCACGCACCCCAGTTCCGCCAGGTCGCCGAGGAGTACCCTGACGACGCCCACCGGCAGGTCCGCGTCGGCGGCGAGTTCGGCCACCGACTGGGTCTCCGTGCGGCACAGGTCGATCAGCGTGCGGTGTTCCGGTCCCAGCACGGTGTCGTCCACGTCCGGTGCGCCGACTGCGTGTGTGACGAGGGCGATCAGGTCGAACCGCACCCCCGTGGGCCCCGGCCGGGTGCGGCCACCGGTCATCGCGTAGGGGCGGACGAGGGGTCCGGCCTCGTTGTCGTACCACTGGCTGCCCGGTCCTTCCCGGCCGCCGTCCGTGATGTCGTCGGTCATCCCTGGGGCCCTTCCGGGTCATGCGCCGAAGGGTGGTCGTGCGGCGGCACGTGGCGCGGTGTGCAGGTGCTCGCCGACGCGTCTCACCAGCCGTGCCATCTCGTAGGCCACGAGACCGATGTCCGCGGTCACGGCGGTGAGGACGGCGAGGCAGGAGCCGTCCCCCGCCGCGGCCACGAACAGGAACCCGTCGTCCATTTCGACCATGGTCCGGTGCACGCCCCCGGCGCCGAAGTGCCGGCCCGCCCCCTTGGCCAGGCTGTGGAAGCCGGAGGCGACGGCGGCGAGGTGTTCGGCGTCTTCGCGGCCGAGTCCGTGCGACGCGCCCACGGCGAGTCCGTCGTTCGACAGCACCACGGCGTGCCGCACCTCGTGTACGCGTCCGACGAGGTCGTCCAGGAGCCAGTCGAGTTCGCGGGCCCGCCGGGCGGTTCCCGTGCCGGGATTCTGGATCATGCGGGGTCTCCTTCGGTGCTGTCGCCGGGCGGCGGCTCCGGCGGTGCGGGGTGGCCGGGGCGACGGCCACCGCCGCGCGACCAGCCGTCGCGGTAGGCGGTCATACGGTCCCGGACGGCCTCGGGGGTGCGTTGTTCGTCGTCGTGCGCTGGGCCGGGCCGGGTCGGCTCAGGGGGTCTGCCGTCGCGCAGCTGGGGGGCGAGACTCGCCTGCCGTACCCGGCGGGGGAGGTCGTCGGGCTCCCCCGTCGGCCGCGGTGTGCGGGGGACGTCGCCCGTCGCGAGGGCTTCGGAGGCATCGGGGACGTCGGAGGACCGGTGGAGTCGCAGCGCGGGCGCTCCAGGGGGCCGGCCCGATGTCGTGGTGCGCGTCGCCGTTGGTGCGGCCGATGCCAGCGCCGGCCGGTCGACCGGTGCGGGCACGGATTCCTGCTGCCCCGAGGCGCCGGGCACGCGCGCGTGGAGGTGCTCCTCGGGCCGGGTCGCCTCGTGGGCCGCCCGGGGAGGAGGTGGCGCCGTTTCGCTGTGCAGGATCGCGGTGGGCAGGAGGACGACCGCGGTGGTACCGCCGTAGGGGGAGGTCTTGAGGTGCACCTTGATGTCCTGCCGGGCGGCGAGCCGGCTGACGACGAACAGACCGAGCCGGTCGCTGTCGAACAGGTCGAGTGTCTCCGACCTCGTGATGCGGTGGTTGGCCTCGTCGAGGGCGCCCCTGCCCATGCCGAGGCCGCGGTCCTCGACCTCGATCGCGTAGCCGTTGCCGACCGGTTCACCGGTGACCCGTACGCGTGTGTGGGGTGGGGAGAACTGGGCCGCGTTCTCGATGATCTCGGCCAGGAGGTGGGTGACGTCGGCGACGGCCGCGCCCTGCACGGACGCCTCGGGGAGCTGCCGTACCTCCACGCGTGCGTAGTCCTCGACTTCGGAGACGGCGGCACGGACCACGTCGGTCAGGGACACCGGCCTGCGCCAGGCCCGTCCGGGCGCCGCACCGGAGAGGATGATCAGGCTTTCGGCGTGGCGCCGCATGCGGGTGGTGAGGTGGTCGAGCCGGAAGAGGTCGCTGAGTTCGTTCGGGTCGTCGGAGCGGCGTTCCATGCTGTCCAGGAGGCTCAGTTGGCGGTGGACGAGGATCTGGCTGCGGCGGGCGAGGTTGACGAAGACCCCGGCGATGCCGCCGGCGAGTTCGGCACGTTCCACCGCGGCGCGCAGGGCGGCCCGGTGCACGCTGCCCAGGGCCTCGGCGACCTGACCGGCCTCGTCCTCGGCGGGAGGCTGCGCCGGTGCCTCGGTCCGGATGTCTATCGGGTCCCCGGCGCGCAGCCTGCGCATCGCCTCGGGGAGCTTGTGCCGGGCGATCTCCAGGGCGCTGTTGCGCAGACTCACCAGCTCGACCACCAGACCGCGGCCGATGCGGACGGAGATGACCAGCGACGCGACGACGGCGAGGAGTCCGAACAGGACCGCGGCCCCGGCCGGAGTGAGCACTCCGCGGGTGAACGGGTCGGCCCGGTCGGCGACCGAACGTCCGGCGTCCCGCTCGATGGCCCGCATGCCGTCACGCACGCGCGCGTGCGCCCCGTCCCAGGCGGTCCGGGATGCCGTGGCCTCGGCCGGCCGGCCCGGTGATCCGCTGTCGAGCAGCCGGTCCTCCGCCGCGCCCACGGTCAGGTAGGCACCGCTGCCCGCCAGATCCCGCCAGGCGGTGCGCTCGGAGCCGCCCAGATCGGCGACGGAGGACTCGGTCAGCGTCCGGCGCGTGGCGACGGCTCCGGTGAACAGGCGCAGCCGCTCACCGGCGAGTCCGTCGGCCGGGCGGACACCGCCCAGCAGGGCGTCCTCCTGGGCCAGTGCCTCGCCCGCGCGGGCGAATTCGACCAGCACGCGCGCGTCGGATCCCGGATCGGCGTCCTGGACGCCGCTCAGCGCGCCACCCACGTGAAAGGCGGCCGAGATGGCCACCGTGTAGCTGCGGTAGGTCTCCTCCCAGCCCGCCCGGTGGTCGAGGACGGCGGTACGCAGCGACGCCAGCCGTTCGGCGCCGGTGACGAACGCCTCGAGCCGCCGGGCCACTCCGGCAGGCAGTTCCTCGCTGTCGGCCACGGTGTGGCGGTCGCCGAGCCGCAGCTGTCCCACCGCGCGGTCGGTGCGCGCGATCAGGTCCCGGAAGTCGGCACCCGGCACCGACGACGGGTCGGTGGCGTGGCGCACGGCGGCGAGCCGCTCGGCCTGCAGAGCGGCGACGGCGGTACTGACGGGGGCCCGGACACGGGCGTCCACACGCTGGACCTGCCGCAGCCGGGAGACGTCCTGGGCGGTGGTGACGGTGGCGTACGCCCACAGGGCCAGCAGGGAGACGACGGGCACCATCAGGAGGCAGATGATCCGGGCGCGCACGGTGCGGGGCTGCATGCGCCCGCGCCACGCGCGCGCGGCGGGCGGGTCGGGTGCCTCGCCCGCGGGCTCCGCCGGGCGCTCGTCGGCGGGTGGTCCGGCGTGCGCACGACGGCCGCGCACGGACGGCTGGGCCGAGGTCTCGGCGCCGGCTTCGGGCGTGGGGCGGGCGGGGGTGGTACGGGGTGGACGCATGGCCTCCTCGCTCGGGACGGTGTGCGGTGCGTTGTGGCCGGGCCCTGACGCCCGGTCCGCCGTTACGGGGCGGTACTCCCGACGGGTTGCTGCCGGGCCGAGGCGGACGCCTCGCGCTCCCGGGCCGTCGGCGACAGCGCGACGAAGGCCGACGTCAAGAAGAGGTAGGACCCTAGGCCGACGGCGAGGGGGAAGATGAACTGCATCGCCGTGGCCCCCGGCAGCGCCTCACCGGAGGGCGTGACACGCACGCTCACCGCGAACATGCCGGTGTAGTGCATGCTGCTCACCGCCGCCCCCATGATCAACGAGGCGAGGGTGACGGCGAGGGGCGACCGGGTGTTCAGCGCCGCCCACAGGGCCGCTGTGGCGGCCGCGACGGCGATGAGCACCGAGAGTCCGACGCGTCCCGGGTCGTAGCTCACCTCGCCGTGCAGGCGCATGGCCGCCATGCCGAGATAGTGCATGCTCGCGACGCCGATTCCGGTGGTGAGTCCGCCGAGCAGGAGTGCCCGCGCCCGGTTGCGGCCGTAGCCGACGGCGAAGACGCCGGCACAGACGACGAGCACCGCGACGAGCAGACTCACGAGGGTGAGCGGTACGTCGTAACGGATGTCCGTGCCGCTGACCCGGAAGCCGAGCATGGCGACGAAGTGCATCGTCCAGATACCCGTGCCGATCGCCGAGGCCGCGGTCAGGAGCCAGTTGCGGCGCGTGCGCCCGGTGGCGGCCAGGGCGCGCACGGTGCAGCGCAGCCCGAGAGCGGCGCCGGTACAGGCCATCGCGTACGACAGCGCGGGGGTCAGCCAGCCGAGGGCGGCGTGGTCCAGGTGTCCCATGGCCCCGGGACGCTAGTCCCGATCGGGGCGCACAACGGGGGCGCATTTCGAAAGGTGTTGCTATCTGACACAGAGGGGAGATGGAACGATCGCGTCACGCTCGAACATGTGCGCTGCGGCGTCTTCTGTGCTCTTGAGGGATCATGCGACGCATGAGCGACGACCACACGCACATCCAGGAATTCTTCGGTTCCCGTGCCGCCGACTGGGACCGCCGGTTCCCGGACGACGGCCCGGCCTACACCGCCGCGGTCGCCGGACTGGGGCTGCGTGAGGGCGACCGGGTGCTCGATGCCGGATGCGGCACCGGTCGGGCCCTGCCCCCGTTGCGTGCGGCCGTGGGGCCGTCGGGGCTGGTCGTCGGGGCCGATCTGACACCTGCCATGCTCCAGGCCGCCGTAGGGGCGGGGAGGGACCGTGACGGGCGCCTGCTGCTGACCGACGTGGCCGCGTTGCCCCTGCGTTCCCGGACGCTCGACGCGGTCTTCGCGGCGGGTCTCGTCGCGCACCTTCCGGATCCGGCCGGAAATCTGCGGGAGTTGGCGCGCGTAGTGCGTCCCGGCGGTGTGCTGGCGCTGTTCCACCCGATCGGCCGGGCGGCGCTCGCGGCACGTCAGGGACGGCGGCTCACGCCGGACGACCTTCGTGCCGAGGCCAATCTCCGGCCGCTGCTGGCCGGTTCCGGGTGGGAGATGACGACGTACGTCGACGAGGACGCCCGGTTCCTGGCCCTGGCGACCCGCGCGGGCTGAGTCAGTCCAGCCGGGCGACCGCCGCCGCGAACGCGTCGGGACGGTCGAACATGACGTTGTGCCCGGCACCAGCCACGGTCGTCACGCGCACGCCCGTCGCCTCCAGAGCCTCCCGGCCCTCCAGTCCGCCGCTGAGTTCGCCCTGAAGGTAGACACGCTCCACCTCGAGCTCCCCGAG from Streptomyces sp. CB09001 includes the following:
- a CDS encoding class I SAM-dependent methyltransferase, whose protein sequence is MSDDHTHIQEFFGSRAADWDRRFPDDGPAYTAAVAGLGLREGDRVLDAGCGTGRALPPLRAAVGPSGLVVGADLTPAMLQAAVGAGRDRDGRLLLTDVAALPLRSRTLDAVFAAGLVAHLPDPAGNLRELARVVRPGGVLALFHPIGRAALAARQGRRLTPDDLRAEANLRPLLAGSGWEMTTYVDEDARFLALATRAG